The genome window gttgtattttttttttttaataatgggTCGGTTCCTCGTCATTTAACCATATGTTTGTTCTGGATCAGGCAAATCCAGGAGGTTCAGTCTCTGATGGGAAACCTGGAGAAGACAGACCGTCAGTCAGTGCACTGTGAGTACTGAGCTCATGTGACTCTGTCATATCTGGTCTTAACTAGAAGAATATCTGGGATTTTCTGAATTGTATTAGTTTTTTGGCTGCTGTATTAAGTTCAAtacccaaaacaaaaaatgaagacagaaaaacatacatacatgtacttTCTGTAGTGTGCAGATATTTAGGTACCTTAGATTTTTATCCCCCCACAGTGGTCGACATTCAGTCCGACAGACAGAGTCATAAAGCACAAATTTCAGTGACAAGACTCCctttatgtttaatttgtaaTGGTCAGTGATGCTGATTTGGTTAAATGGGAGCATTTCTATTTGTTGCGTGGCTCTAACACTATATTTGGAGACATTATCATGGTGTAGAATGGGTTTGGGACAGGCTTGATGGTTTTTTGTCAAGGGTAACaaattataaatgtaaagttCCTGTATATGGGTTCCCATTGAGCTGTTCCTGTCCATTCTCTgaatttgtttccttttatttgttcAATAATAGAAAAATGAAGGCAGTGGACTACACAGCCTGCTCCCCCACTGCTCTGTTTGCAGTCATTCTGGCATGAGTTCAGTGTTGATGGCAGCACTTGTAGTCAATTTTCCTATCTTTTACTCAGGACAGACGTATTGTTGGGGCATTATGTTACTTCTCTCTGATGTAATGACTGTAGTCGGGCTGATGTCTCCCTGGTTGATTGTTTTCTGTGCTTGGTGCCTGCCTGATCAGTTCTGGGCGAGGCTGGTGCCAGGGCAGGAAGCAGGAAGGTGGGTGCAGTGACAGAAGCTGGGAGGGCTTCTTCTAGATAATGGTGGGAGCCAGGCAGCAGACaaccctccccctcctctccttcccaAATTATGACATCAACTTGTACTTCAACCTGAGGACAATGTAACATGCTATACAGAAGTCTATACAGTTCATGAGAGTTTTGATAAGTGACTTTCTGTCTATAACTCCAGAAAGGATATTTTTAGTTAACTTAGAAAGatcataaattaaatgaaaatagatTTGTCAATTGAGGATATAATTGATGATGAATATAATtgattgttgctgtttgtttgtctttttctctgtattCAAGTGTTAGAGAATGAACTCCAGGCTAGAATCGACCAGATCTTCAATCAGTTAGAACGTCTTGAGATCGTGGCCAGCAAGGAGCCACCAAACCGCCGCCAGAACGCCAAATTGTGAGTTAGGAGAGAGTCAATTGATGGTGTGGGGGAGACGATGAGACAGCCCTGTTCCCTGTCCTGTGGCGACGTGGCTATATGAACATATCCTCTGAAGCCCCGTCATCACCAGCATTCCTGTTGCATTGGGCATAGATTCATTTCCGAGCTGGGTAAACAGGCCTTAGGGGGAACAGTGCACACCATCTTACAGCACTCCCCTGATCTGAGTGGAGCTCTAGTGGGGTCTGAGAGAAGCTCAGGAGAGAGACTGTGAAAGACTCTGAAATCCAACTGCATGACGTCTGAGAGAAATGTTCTCCTCAGCAATAACAGTTATGAATAGTTAGTGATAAGATGAGGCAATTAGGGTCATAAAATATATCATAGAGGTGAGCAAATTAAGTTGCATTGAGTCATTTGGCTTGTAAGCTACTGTAGCTTAGCTGTAATGACAGTGTCTGCTACACGTGGATGTTGCTGATTACAACGTCACAGAAGTCCACAATCCACCAATGAAACAATCCTACCTTCATAGATCTGTAGCATCTCGAAAGTAGACATGAAAAAAGTTAGAATTGAGGTCACTGTCTGCGGTAGGTGAGAAACATTTgaacagaaatttaaaaaaaaaagattttctgtTTGCAGCACCTGAATTAAATACTTCGTAAGTCCTGCAGATACCCAGGGCTGTTTAACAGAGACTGTTAATTGTGGTTGTAGGTTTTGTCCATTTATTAACAAATTTGTATTAATTCTGTTCTTTCCCTCAGGCGAGTGGACCAGCTTAAATATGATGTTCAACACCTCCGGAGCGCCTTGCAGAATTTCCAGCATCGGCGCTACGCCAAAGAGGcccaggagagggagagagaggaactCATGAGCCGTACCTTCACAACCAACGTGAGTCAAAAGTAGCTTAGCATTTAGAGGTCTGCATGTGTAACCCCTCAACGTCTGTCTCAAGCTTTTGAAAATCATGTGGAATTCGATGTTTGTTCTTGTTCAATAGGACGCAGATACCTCCATCCCTATAGATGAGACCCTACAGTTTAACTCCAGTTTGCACAACGCACACAGAGGCATGGACGATCTCATaggcagcggcagcagcatcCTCAATGGCCTCAGAGATCAAAGATCTACTCTGAAGGTACATATGACGctacacaatataaaaaaaaaaaaaaaacgaaacaaaaagcTCTGATTGTAGAACAGAGGACttgaactttatttaaaaaaaaagtttttctagAGAAAGGAAACAGTATAGAACTGCATGCATGTTAGATTAGAAATCCTGTTTCCTGACCCAGATTCTGGTGTCCACATTGATCACAATACTCTTATTGTTAGTGTGCATATGCTCAGCTGGAGGGTGAGTCCTTGTTTCCAGGGAGGAGATGGTCTTCCTGGTTTTGCTTCAGGCCTCCTCTTATCAGGGTGTGTCTGCTGTTTAGCCATGAGAAACTTCTGACAGAGTAGTGCGTCAGGGAGGGTGTTGGCACTCAGCGTCTCGCAAAATCAGATGAATTAGGGTGCACGATTAGAACGTGGCCGTGTAATGTCAGCGcttttctaaacattttatGGCTGTTGTAGCCTTATCTAACACGGCATCATTACTGTTTTGACTCTGCACAGGGGACACACAAGAAGATGCTGGATGTGGCCAACATGTTGGGGCTGTCTAACACGGTGATGAGACTGATAGAAAGACGAGCTACACAAGATAAATTCATCATAATCGGTGGCATGCTGTTGACCTGCATCATCTTGTTCCTGGTTATCAGATACCTGGGCTGACCTCTGTCCACAGCCTGGAGGTTTTTAATAAGACAAGGACATTTCTGTAGCACATCGTCCCTCATGATATGAAAAGTGGTAGAGCTGaatttttaaaatcagatgaaagtatttttaaaagaaactgtGCCAGTATAATTTGCCAGTTGAATTATTTCAGGCACATGaaaaattacagtattttattcaGCTCGAGGCTCCAAGAGGGATTTGAAATTTCTAATAATAGGTCTGCTGCTTTCTTCTGTCATAACTGTCATAACAATGTTTTCACCATCAAGACCACTGCACAGTGAATCACTTGTGACCATCCTCAAAATAGCttattaatatactgtaatacaatCTTTATATTGAATTGCTTCCAGTGAAAAGctattgtattttgttttgtcctttaatCTGACAGTACTGTGTCATTGTGCCACATTCTGCCATGTCAAACAGAAATGTTCATAATACCCCGTGTTTCTGAACTTTGTAACTTAATACACCATGAGCATCATTGTTTTATGAAGTACAGTGTAGTTACTAGTTAATTACAGctaaaacaaatgcagtctaGCCCAATTATCCTTCATCAACCACTGAGGTTTTGATTCAACTGTATGATGTTCTGGAGTCTGCTGCATCAGTTTTAGCTgtgtgtacctaataaactggtAACCGAGCATACGTGTAGTAAGACACCAGAGATGCTGAGAAAGGAAGTGAAGCAGGAATCATTTTTTTGTTATATACTTCATTTACTTCATCCTCTGGTCTAGTCTCACTGTGTGAGTGATTTATCTTTATAGAATAAACCATTTAATTTTCATGATGTATCTTAATCTAATAAATCTGCTGGTAACTGTGAGAAAGTTCCTTTGAAACTGCATCCTCCGTTCAAGACAACCACGGCGACATCTACTGTTTAGTGTTCAACACTGACCTCTGCAGGGATTGTTCCACTGTCTTGACCCAGTTGAGGTTTATGGAAATGTGACCTTACTGTGACTGCAAGTGTTTAGATCACACGTGTGCATGTGAATTTTATTACCCTGGCTGCATATCATGGAAAAACATAGGACACATGAACTCAAGATTTTATTTGCTGAAACAGAGTAAgtctttaaaaaatacagagtTGCTACTGTTTGACAGATCACTACCCTTTGCCATCGCAGCCCATGTTAGCAGGGGTAATTGAGAAACAAACTTGATAAAATACGTATGCGTCCATCATTTACCCAACTTGtcattctgctttttgtttttgttttttttttttttttttaacagcagtCTCAAACCTCTAGTATGTTAATCGGTTATTCTacagcagttttatttacaaacttacacaaaagcaaaacatgtcCCTTCTTCTGAAGggcattttgaaaaataatttaaaaacagaaaaatacaattattgCAGTATTCTACAATCTTATTGTTACATGATGCAAAAGCATCATCTCGATGTACAGATTTCAGTGCAATTCATTCAGGTGTACCCTCACCACAGGGAACTTTGCCTCAGAGCATTAGGGATCCTAAAACCCCTGCATCATTTCCCCTCACCTACCCTACCAAAGGCTATCTTATGTGACAAAGTCATACCGATTTGGATACCATTGCTGTAATTGCATATGGTCATCATTGGTGATATTCTTCACATTACACACTGATATATGTACAAGTAACTACATTACAAATTATTTTGAGACCAGGGAACCAATTAATAGCAAGTACTCATATGAAAACATAGATAAGTAATTATTAAACTGTCCGCCTGAAGGTTACGTTACAGAGTCAATGTCGTCTGTGTCTACAACACTAGAACTTCCATCTCGTTCCTGACATGATTCCGCTTTCAGCTTTATCTTTTACATCTCTCTGGCtgccaaaataaacaaactgagaATATTTTTATGTCAGGAAAAAAAGCTCCAGTGGTTTGTCATTCAAACACTCTGTTAATACAATTCAAAATGAAATTTTCTGAGGAAGTTCCTTTGAATCTACACCCCGTCTTGTGAATTCAGGgcaaaaaaatggaaaaaaaaaactcatatgAGCCAGAAGAAAATGTTAGTGTCAAATTTCAGCCCAACACAGGAGCATCACAAGAGCAGCTACAATGTGCTGCGTTGTGTCGGCCAGTAAAATGGCAGTTTGTTGACAAGCTTCCTGTCTCACTGCCTGCATGTTGTCACAAAGACTTAATCAAGCCGGTGCAGGTTACGTCCTTCTTCCAGTGCTGTGAATGAACACCTCACTTGCATTACTCAAGAGCCATGATTAGGTGGGTGCTGAAGGTCCTGTCCTGAGAAGATTGGGTGTAGGAGTGGGTGGAGctggagagctgctgctgcagcagcctgtGAAGGCCGAGGTGTGAAAAGGGTAGGGTAGAGGGTGTGTGGGACATGGTGCAGTGCTAAGGGGGTATGGTGAAGTGCAGAAGCTGGGATTATATGTATAGGCTGACCAGAGAGGAAGGCTGTCGGGTGTGCAGGAATAAGTCCAGCATGTCCCAGTGAGTGTCCCAGAGAATGACCAAGGGAGGGGCCCAAAGGAGAAAGGGAGATGGGGGTGAGGTGATGCTGGGGAATGTGGTGTACCTGGGCCAACTGGGCATGTGCAGGGTGTGGGTGGTGGGGATGCGCAGGGTGAATGCCCATGGctgcagcagtggcagcatGGTGCTGAAGAATGGCGTGTTGAACTGTGGTGATTGATGTGCCAGAGGCTACAGACACAGTGGGCTGAATATGGATCTGCTGCAGGGCTGGTGGAGGGGGAGCTGGGGCCAAGTTAGCAGCTGCGGCCGCGGCGGCTGCTGCCGCCGCTGCCGCGGAGGGAAACGTCTTGACCTGCTTggccagcagctgctgctgaatgtgttGCTGTGCAGCCTGTTGCAGCTTGCTGtatttctccatctcctctggTGTAAATGTAATCGGCTGACTCTCCAAAGGAGCCAGGCCATCCTCCTCTGGCTCCATGCCATCCTCCTCCATGGTGGGTGGGGGGTAAGCAGGGTAGGCATGCAttggaggctgctgctgcatttctgGCATGAGCGACTCCATTATGGGGTTCTGGGAAGGGTCCTGCCCCGTTTCCCCTTGGTACTGAGGCATCATCATGGAAGGTTCCTGATCAAACAACGGCCGTGGTTCTTGGTGCACCTGGACTTCAGTGTTGGGATGCTGTGTCTCCTCTTCTGCTACTGTGCTCTGTGGGGCCTCCTCAACCTTTTGCACTGGTGGAGcgggaggtggtggtggaggagggaacTCCCTTATTGGCTCTACCAGGATAATCTCTCGCTCAGCCTCAGAAGCCTTCCCTGCTCCAGATTTCTCTCCCTCATCAGGTCTGGTAAGAGGAATAAGTGATTTCTTCCCTGCCTGCAGCTTTCCAAAAAGCGGCAGCATGGATTTGCTCCCTAAAGTTGGGGGTAGTTTGGGACCGAAGTAGCCTTGTGGTGGGTCTTTAATCTTTATGCCAGATTTTGTTCCTGTGGCAGAGTCATCCGAGCTTTTTTTAGACTGAACCTTCTCAAGCAATTGGCGTGCAGTAAGcatatttttctgttctccCGCATCTCGGGAACCCCCTGGCCTCAGAGCCTGTGAGCCAGATGAATGGGTATTACGGTTAAGGCCTCGTGATGAAGATGATCGTGGAGACTGGGAGCGGTAGATGCGGGAACGGTTGAAGTCTCTGCGATGTGTTTCACTGTCCCCTCGACCCCTGGTGCCTCGTCTGTGAGGGGAACCTTTGGTTGAACTGGAGGAGGGGCTGACAGAACTGTGACTTCGGCTGTAGCTGCGCCTCCATGATCTTGAACTTGTGCTGCGGC of Anabas testudineus chromosome 8, fAnaTes1.2, whole genome shotgun sequence contains these proteins:
- the gosr2 gene encoding Golgi SNAP receptor complex member 2 isoform X2 → MGNLEKTDRQSVHLLENELQARIDQIFNQLERLEIVASKEPPNRRQNAKLRVDQLKYDVQHLRSALQNFQHRRYAKEAQEREREELMSRTFTTNDADTSIPIDETLQFNSSLHNAHRGMDDLIGSGSSILNGLRDQRSTLKGTHKKMLDVANMLGLSNTVMRLIERRATQDKFIIIGGMLLTCIILFLVIRYLG
- the gosr2 gene encoding Golgi SNAP receptor complex member 2 isoform X1; this translates as METLYHQTNKQIQEVQSLMGNLEKTDRQSVHLLENELQARIDQIFNQLERLEIVASKEPPNRRQNAKLRVDQLKYDVQHLRSALQNFQHRRYAKEAQEREREELMSRTFTTNDADTSIPIDETLQFNSSLHNAHRGMDDLIGSGSSILNGLRDQRSTLKGTHKKMLDVANMLGLSNTVMRLIERRATQDKFIIIGGMLLTCIILFLVIRYLG